Proteins encoded within one genomic window of Empedobacter falsenii:
- a CDS encoding bifunctional UDP-N-acetylmuramoyl-tripeptide:D-alanyl-D-alanine ligase/alanine racemase, which yields MKTYNLNQIASIINGTLIGNGDEIIDQIFFDSRMIVNPTHGIFFAFHGNQKDGHLYLQDAYQRGIRNFVVEKALTNLPHANFIEVENPLLALQNWAKIHRKQFHFPVIGITGSNGKTIVKEWLNQLLWKKFSIVRSPKSYNSQFGAALSVLQMEEKNDLGIFEAGISMPNEMQNLEEIIQPTIGVLTKIGEAHLENFKNQDELIQEKLKLFSHVDKLVFNIENEKVHQAIFENAHLAQIDKYTYGYSNSATVQIKQIQSNQTNTQISILHNQEEFTYSIPFIDDASIKNSLICLTTLISLNIDYKQLKNEFSQLLPIEMRLEIKEAINHSILINDTFNSDLNSLKIGLNVLNQQPRDKKSLVLTDILQSNLSDQDLYQQAADLVNPYHFDEIVLIGEKISQFKHLFESYVRSFNSTEEFLEQFKHQNVDNEAILLKGARPFKLEKISNELETRSNDSVLEINLQHLIENINVYRSLLKPTTKLMCMVKANSYGTGSFEVANTLQNNGVDFLGVAIADEGKELREAGITIPIIVMNPEQSSYSTVIDYQLEPEIYSLRVLKLFIQKLQEKQISSPYPIHLKMETGMNRLGFHEDDFEELIAILKDNSHVYVRSIFTHLATADMPEEENYARYQLNRFDNSYAAITTALNIKPIKHALNSPGIVAYGEHQYDMVRLGIGMYGYSEYTDFMEKYLKPVVRFKTVISQISEIEKGETVSYGRRFTAERHTKIATLPVGYADGIRRSLGYGKGKVGINGHLATITGTICMDMMMVDVTDIPCKEGDEVTIFGNSPTLADVTEWLGTIPYEVLTSVSQRIKRVYYKE from the coding sequence TTGAAAACTTATAATCTAAATCAAATTGCAAGTATCATCAACGGTACTTTGATTGGAAATGGAGACGAAATCATCGATCAAATTTTCTTTGATTCGCGCATGATTGTCAATCCAACTCACGGAATTTTCTTTGCTTTTCACGGAAACCAAAAAGACGGGCATCTGTATTTGCAAGATGCTTATCAAAGAGGAATTCGAAATTTTGTCGTGGAAAAAGCGTTGACGAATTTGCCTCATGCAAATTTTATCGAGGTCGAGAATCCGCTACTTGCTTTACAAAATTGGGCAAAAATTCATCGCAAACAATTTCATTTTCCTGTCATCGGAATCACTGGTTCCAATGGAAAAACGATTGTCAAAGAATGGTTGAATCAATTGTTATGGAAAAAATTCTCGATTGTTCGTAGTCCAAAAAGTTACAATTCTCAATTCGGAGCAGCACTTTCTGTTTTGCAAATGGAGGAGAAAAACGATTTGGGTATTTTCGAAGCTGGAATTTCGATGCCAAATGAAATGCAAAATCTCGAAGAAATTATTCAACCAACAATTGGTGTGTTAACAAAAATCGGAGAAGCGCATTTAGAGAATTTCAAAAATCAAGATGAATTGATTCAGGAAAAACTGAAACTATTTTCTCATGTTGATAAATTAGTTTTCAATATCGAAAATGAAAAAGTCCATCAAGCCATTTTTGAAAACGCTCATTTAGCACAAATAGATAAATACACTTATGGTTACTCCAATTCTGCCACTGTACAAATCAAGCAAATACAAAGTAATCAGACTAATACACAAATTTCTATTTTACATAATCAAGAAGAATTCACCTATTCGATTCCTTTTATCGATGATGCTTCGATTAAAAATAGTTTAATTTGCTTAACGACTTTAATCAGTTTAAATATTGATTACAAACAACTTAAAAACGAATTTAGTCAACTCCTACCAATCGAAATGCGTTTGGAAATTAAAGAAGCGATTAATCATTCAATTTTAATTAATGATACCTTCAATTCTGATCTAAATTCATTAAAAATTGGTTTAAATGTACTAAATCAACAACCGCGCGATAAAAAATCGTTAGTATTGACGGATATTTTACAAAGTAACTTATCTGATCAAGATTTATATCAACAAGCAGCCGATTTAGTCAACCCTTATCATTTTGATGAGATAGTTTTGATTGGAGAAAAAATTTCTCAGTTCAAACATTTATTCGAATCCTATGTTCGTTCATTCAATTCGACTGAAGAATTCTTAGAACAATTCAAACATCAAAATGTAGACAACGAAGCTATTTTATTAAAAGGTGCTCGTCCGTTCAAATTAGAAAAAATCTCGAATGAATTAGAAACACGTTCCAACGATTCTGTTCTCGAAATTAATTTGCAACACCTAATCGAGAATATAAATGTGTACCGTTCGTTGTTAAAACCTACCACAAAATTGATGTGTATGGTAAAAGCGAATAGTTATGGAACAGGAAGTTTTGAGGTCGCAAATACCTTACAAAATAACGGTGTCGATTTCTTGGGCGTAGCAATTGCAGACGAAGGAAAAGAATTGCGCGAAGCTGGAATTACGATTCCAATCATCGTGATGAATCCGGAGCAAAGTAGTTATTCAACGGTTATCGATTATCAATTAGAGCCAGAGATCTATAGCTTGCGCGTCTTGAAACTATTCATTCAAAAACTACAAGAAAAACAGATTTCTTCGCCTTATCCAATTCACCTAAAAATGGAAACAGGAATGAATCGTCTTGGTTTTCACGAAGATGATTTCGAAGAGTTAATCGCCATTCTAAAAGATAATTCGCATGTCTATGTTCGTTCAATTTTCACGCATTTAGCAACTGCTGATATGCCTGAGGAGGAAAATTATGCGAGATACCAATTGAATCGTTTTGATAACAGTTATGCAGCAATTACAACTGCGTTAAACATAAAACCAATCAAACATGCATTAAATTCTCCTGGAATTGTAGCGTATGGAGAGCATCAATATGACATGGTTCGCTTAGGAATCGGGATGTATGGCTACTCAGAATATACCGATTTTATGGAGAAATATTTGAAACCTGTTGTGCGTTTCAAAACAGTTATTTCTCAAATTTCAGAAATAGAAAAAGGCGAAACTGTAAGTTACGGTCGCCGTTTTACAGCCGAGCGTCATACCAAAATTGCAACTTTACCTGTTGGTTATGCAGACGGAATTCGTCGTTCACTTGGTTACGGAAAAGGAAAAGTGGGGATTAACGGACATTTGGCTACAATTACCGGAACTATTTGTATGGATATGATGATGGTTGATGTAACCGATATTCCATGTAAAGAAGGTGATGAAGTAACTATTTTTGGAAACTCACCTACTTTAGCCGACGTCACCGAATGGTTAGGAACAATTCCTTATGAAGTCTTAACTTCGGTTTCCCAACGTATAAAACGCGTTTATTACAAAGAATAA
- a CDS encoding 3-coathanger stack domain-containing protein, whose translation MKKLFSFLLLLLIFKVYSQVTIGNKSDVISYGQTGFVEIVFSNNRFPSNMGANIHPVSTDNGYTGKFPEGTQAVQPGGQVKITLGFKHTFTTPRVTEYKFKAIYGYVTAQGQNITEEKIISIQINYTSNNIPCSLPIPTNLQNYNITDSQANFSWNSVSGANDYEILLTTPNGTKSFSSTTNNRLIIDLAPNTTYSWKVAAKCSNGIRGTFSAEKTFITAPFICQDVMNITNPIINSKEYKSRNIINASAPINENLNVIFRSNSIFLKPGFNAKSKFRAYIKPCTKDNEFISLENEELTAYIGMGEDMISISNNLSYQNTFTISPNPTSNFVQINSTVGINEWFVYDINAKVVVSGNNKNATALKVNLQTLPAGLYYFKFVDDLGTINEKTIIKK comes from the coding sequence ATGAAAAAATTATTTAGTTTTTTATTACTTTTACTTATATTCAAAGTATATTCTCAGGTGACTATAGGGAATAAATCCGATGTAATTTCGTATGGTCAAACTGGATTTGTTGAAATTGTTTTTTCTAATAATAGATTTCCTTCAAATATGGGAGCTAATATACATCCTGTTTCTACAGACAATGGTTATACAGGTAAGTTTCCTGAAGGTACACAAGCTGTACAACCAGGAGGGCAAGTAAAAATAACATTAGGTTTTAAACACACTTTTACAACTCCAAGAGTTACAGAATACAAATTTAAAGCAATATATGGTTATGTAACAGCGCAAGGTCAAAATATTACTGAGGAAAAAATCATCTCTATACAGATAAATTATACAAGTAATAATATTCCATGTTCTTTACCAATCCCTACGAATTTACAAAATTATAATATTACAGATTCGCAAGCTAATTTTTCTTGGAATAGTGTCTCAGGTGCGAATGATTATGAAATACTCTTAACAACTCCTAATGGGACTAAAAGCTTTTCTTCAACTACAAACAATCGTCTTATCATTGATTTAGCACCCAATACAACTTACTCTTGGAAAGTTGCAGCCAAATGTTCAAATGGAATTAGAGGAACTTTTAGCGCTGAAAAAACATTCATAACAGCTCCTTTTATTTGTCAGGATGTTATGAATATTACGAATCCTATAATAAATTCAAAAGAATATAAATCTCGAAATATTATAAATGCAAGTGCTCCTATCAATGAAAATTTAAATGTTATTTTTAGATCAAATAGTATTTTCCTTAAACCTGGATTTAATGCTAAATCAAAATTTAGAGCTTATATAAAACCTTGTACAAAGGATAATGAATTTATATCTTTAGAAAATGAAGAATTAACAGCCTATATAGGAATGGGAGAAGATATGATTTCTATTTCGAATAATTTAAGTTATCAAAACACTTTCACCATCTCTCCTAACCCAACATCAAATTTTGTACAAATAAATAGTACAGTTGGTATTAACGAGTGGTTTGTCTATGATATCAATGCAAAAGTTGTTGTATCAGGAAATAATAAAAATGCAACTGCTCTTAAAGTTAATTTACAAACTTTACCAGCTGGCTTATATTACTTCAAATTTGTTGATGATTTGGGTACAATAAACGAAAAAACAATTATTAAGAAATAG
- a CDS encoding response regulator transcription factor, whose product MKKIRIGLVDDHQLFLDGLIRLLEQEDDFEIVFSTTKAINLLDKLNDVLIDILIVDISMPDINGLELIHKIRDQFFLGKIIVISSYANSIDKSCVDAALLKEVSKKELFETIKSVHNETYKKHDNVLGTTSIFSSFLSKREKEIVNLIAIGLTVHEMADKTFLSKHTIETHKKNIFLKLEVTNNAELIKKAMMLGIIEL is encoded by the coding sequence ATGAAGAAGATAAGAATAGGATTGGTTGACGATCATCAACTTTTTTTAGATGGTTTAATAAGATTATTAGAACAAGAAGATGATTTCGAAATTGTTTTTTCAACAACAAAAGCCATTAATCTACTCGATAAACTAAATGATGTTTTGATTGATATTTTGATTGTAGATATTTCTATGCCTGATATAAATGGATTAGAATTAATACATAAAATTAGGGATCAATTTTTTTTAGGGAAAATAATTGTTATTAGTTCTTATGCGAATAGCATAGATAAGTCATGTGTAGATGCTGCATTATTGAAAGAGGTTTCTAAAAAAGAGTTATTTGAAACAATAAAATCTGTACATAATGAAACCTATAAAAAGCATGACAATGTATTGGGTACTACTAGTATTTTTTCTTCTTTTTTGAGTAAAAGGGAAAAAGAGATTGTTAATCTGATAGCAATAGGTTTAACAGTACACGAAATGGCTGATAAAACATTTTTGAGTAAGCATACGATAGAAACACATAAGAAAAATATATTTTTAAAGCTAGAAGTTACAAATAATGCAGAACTAATAAAGAAAGCAATGATGTTGGGGATTATTGAATTATAA
- a CDS encoding helix-turn-helix transcriptional regulator, protein MKSQPLNSVNWFQQLIEEINKMQQAFEDGNISSLDLYLMEERDVLQYLKICKSTLYNYRKKKILKAYNYFGRNVYFRHEVYEAILKQLIK, encoded by the coding sequence ATGAAGAGTCAACCATTAAACTCAGTAAATTGGTTTCAACAATTAATTGAAGAAATCAACAAAATGCAACAAGCATTCGAAGATGGTAACATTAGTTCTTTAGATTTATACCTAATGGAAGAAAGGGATGTGCTACAATACCTAAAAATTTGTAAAAGCACATTATACAATTATAGGAAAAAGAAAATCTTAAAAGCATACAATTACTTTGGACGCAACGTTTATTTCCGACACGAGGTATACGAAGCAATCCTCAAACAATTAATCAAATAA
- a CDS encoding thymidine kinase has product MFLENTFNHNKKSGWIEVICGSMFSGKTEELIRRLKRAEFAKQRVEIFKPTVDTRYADREVVSHNQNSITSTPVEYSSAILLLADDCDVVGIDEAQFFDDGIVDVANQLANEGKRVIVAGLDMDFKGRPFGPMPNLMATAEYVTKVHAICVRTGNLANYSHRKIDSDRLVELGEVLEYEPLSRIAFWEEHNKHKVENL; this is encoded by the coding sequence ATGTTCCTCGAAAATACCTTTAATCATAACAAAAAAAGTGGATGGATAGAAGTCATCTGTGGCTCAATGTTTTCTGGTAAAACCGAAGAACTTATACGCCGTCTAAAACGTGCCGAATTTGCCAAGCAACGTGTCGAAATCTTCAAACCTACGGTAGATACACGTTATGCAGACCGTGAAGTCGTTTCCCACAATCAAAATTCTATTACATCAACGCCAGTTGAGTATTCTTCGGCAATTCTATTATTGGCTGATGATTGCGATGTGGTAGGAATTGATGAAGCACAATTTTTTGATGACGGTATTGTAGACGTAGCTAATCAGTTGGCAAACGAAGGCAAACGCGTTATAGTTGCTGGATTGGATATGGATTTCAAAGGTCGTCCTTTTGGTCCTATGCCCAATTTAATGGCAACTGCCGAGTATGTAACAAAAGTGCATGCAATCTGCGTTCGTACAGGAAATTTAGCCAATTATTCACACCGAAAAATTGACAGTGATCGCCTTGTAGAACTTGGCGAAGTACTAGAATACGAACCATTAAGCCGAATTGCTTTCTGGGAAGAACATAACAAACACAAAGTTGAAAACTTATAA
- a CDS encoding exopolysaccharide biosynthesis polyprenyl glycosylphosphotransferase — protein MFDFICVISFFLIFVRLQYIYFYPKEHLPLMHLPSYLEVFEAHYKALFLLLLSWIIISQNIKLYEDSRKTKLIKSIKRVFLQLIYFSVILFAISGLKEYDLMSFYLGLIYISILLVLMICFRVFIFFYRRSRHKAGLDLMNVLIVDENINTKKFVEIVESRKELGFNLTGNFSQGNKFELLEDKLVYDKVDVESFIVTNDIHHIFISQFGTIDKNVYRKLSILAEQNHIELNYIPYSIYNNFTNLKIDYIDTLPILEVKRFPLDLSYNQFIKFCFDKLFALFICLFILSWLIPIISLLVFIDSKGPIFFIQKRNGLNGNEFGCIKFRTMRHSKLNSIKATVRNDDRITKVGSFLRKTSLDEMPQFINVLLGDMSIVGPRPHMISQDSYYKEIIEKYNLRHYVKPGITGLSQVKGYRGAIDSDLDMEKRIFTDVYYVRNWSFLLDIQIIYLTILLVVKGDENAI, from the coding sequence ATGTTTGATTTTATTTGTGTAATCAGTTTTTTTCTCATTTTTGTTAGGCTTCAATATATCTATTTTTATCCAAAGGAACATCTTCCTTTGATGCATTTACCTTCTTACTTAGAAGTCTTTGAAGCTCATTATAAAGCATTATTCTTATTACTTCTCTCTTGGATTATAATTTCTCAAAATATTAAACTTTATGAGGATTCTAGAAAAACAAAATTAATCAAGAGTATTAAACGAGTATTTCTACAACTTATCTATTTCTCGGTTATTTTGTTTGCAATTTCAGGTCTAAAAGAGTATGATTTGATGTCCTTTTATTTAGGATTAATTTACATTTCGATTCTTCTTGTTTTAATGATTTGTTTTCGTGTATTTATATTTTTTTATAGAAGATCAAGACATAAAGCTGGTCTAGATTTGATGAATGTTTTGATTGTAGATGAAAATATCAATACCAAAAAATTTGTAGAAATTGTAGAATCAAGAAAAGAGCTTGGATTTAATCTTACTGGTAATTTTTCTCAAGGAAATAAATTTGAATTGCTAGAAGACAAGCTAGTTTATGACAAGGTAGATGTAGAAAGTTTTATTGTAACAAATGATATTCACCATATTTTTATTTCTCAGTTTGGAACAATTGATAAGAATGTCTATCGCAAATTATCCATATTAGCAGAACAAAATCATATTGAGTTAAATTATATCCCTTATTCAATATATAATAATTTTACAAATCTGAAAATAGATTATATTGATACTTTACCAATATTGGAAGTTAAAAGATTTCCTTTGGATTTATCTTATAATCAATTTATTAAGTTTTGTTTCGATAAGTTATTTGCTCTGTTCATTTGTCTATTTATATTAAGCTGGTTGATTCCAATTATTTCTTTATTAGTTTTTATTGATTCTAAGGGGCCGATATTTTTCATTCAGAAAAGAAATGGATTAAATGGGAATGAATTTGGATGTATTAAATTTAGAACAATGCGTCACTCAAAATTAAATTCAATAAAGGCAACAGTACGTAATGATGATAGAATAACTAAAGTAGGCTCATTTTTGAGAAAAACTTCTTTGGATGAAATGCCTCAGTTTATAAATGTATTGTTAGGTGATATGTCAATTGTTGGCCCTCGCCCGCATATGATTTCTCAAGATAGTTATTATAAAGAAATTATTGAAAAATATAATCTACGACATTATGTGAAGCCAGGTATTACTGGGTTATCTCAAGTAAAAGGCTACAGAGGTGCTATAGATTCTGATTTGGATATGGAAAAACGTATTTTTACAGATGTATATTATGTAAGAAATTGGTCTTTTCTATTAGATATTCAGATTATTTATCTAACTATTCTTCTTGTTGTGAAAGGAGATGAGAATGCGATTTAA
- a CDS encoding DUF6266 family protein, giving the protein MGKVIDSIISGTSGRTGRIVIANVNGYEISRIRPKKSTKAPSPKQALIKDRFNKAVLFIASYREYVKAFFGTKVGLRSTYNAAMSNVINAFQCDMENLEIIPNYHQIQFSKGKGIDPQPLAISSPTPLTIVIDWADNASGTIAETDYMVALLAEDNDLNVGTLFFQTTSIRADLSHEFTLLPRYQDKELHVWIAFVNADNLFASNSAYIGKIKVS; this is encoded by the coding sequence ATGGGTAAAGTTATTGACAGCATCATTTCAGGTACATCAGGTCGTACAGGACGTATTGTAATTGCAAATGTCAACGGATACGAAATATCTCGTATTCGTCCTAAAAAATCAACCAAAGCTCCATCTCCAAAACAAGCCTTAATCAAAGATCGGTTCAACAAAGCCGTACTCTTTATTGCCAGTTACAGGGAATACGTTAAGGCTTTCTTTGGCACAAAAGTAGGTCTACGATCTACTTACAACGCTGCGATGAGTAACGTAATCAATGCATTTCAATGCGATATGGAAAACTTAGAAATCATTCCTAACTATCACCAAATCCAATTTTCCAAAGGAAAAGGAATCGATCCTCAACCACTAGCCATTAGTTCTCCTACACCACTTACTATTGTAATAGATTGGGCGGACAATGCATCAGGAACCATTGCCGAAACAGACTACATGGTAGCCTTATTAGCAGAAGATAATGATCTAAATGTTGGGACACTATTTTTTCAAACAACAAGTATTCGTGCAGATTTATCACACGAATTTACATTATTACCTCGCTACCAAGACAAAGAGCTACATGTATGGATAGCATTTGTAAATGCAGACAACTTATTTGCATCAAATTCAGCCTATATAGGCAAAATAAAAGTAAGTTAA
- a CDS encoding T9SS type A sorting domain-containing protein, with amino-acid sequence MKKLLLLFVLITFNQTNAQQFITNFIMGENLNVSLDFDSENIVITTDNANTYFSGSLIFSDQGGQVRIIPQDSYQIRIKPASKNFKSTLENETGTVIGSRKDNTSRKDNKIQIFPIPTTQYLNISSSLAQIVSYSIYNTSGNLKISKNVSYTQNLLIDVSLFQKGNYIIILEFKNSNPISKYFIKN; translated from the coding sequence ATGAAGAAACTTTTACTCCTTTTTGTCTTAATAACATTTAATCAAACTAATGCTCAACAATTTATAACTAATTTTATTATGGGCGAAAATTTAAATGTATCACTTGATTTTGATTCAGAAAACATTGTAATTACTACAGATAACGCTAATACATATTTCAGCGGAAGTTTAATATTTTCAGATCAGGGGGGGCAAGTAAGAATAATTCCACAAGACAGTTATCAAATTAGAATAAAACCTGCTTCAAAAAACTTTAAATCTACTTTAGAAAATGAAACTGGAACTGTAATAGGATCTAGAAAAGATAACACAAGTAGAAAAGACAATAAAATACAAATTTTTCCTATACCCACAACACAATATCTTAACATATCATCTTCATTAGCTCAAATTGTAAGCTATTCTATTTACAACACAAGTGGAAATCTAAAAATTAGTAAAAATGTTTCTTATACACAAAATTTACTAATAGATGTCTCTTTATTTCAGAAAGGAAACTATATAATCATATTAGAATTTAAAAATTCAAACCCTATATCAAAATATTTTATTAAAAATTAA
- a CDS encoding DUF7683 domain-containing protein — MDKIIRLIEEYSNSNDSLNNEFELEITSEQILFYLNDFILNEDDYPTEIYDSYPLSVSQIEKLKPFLKVNKAFSPNFSKFSYYLSCYENNVE; from the coding sequence ATGGATAAAATAATTAGATTAATTGAAGAGTATAGTAACTCTAACGATTCTCTGAACAATGAATTCGAATTAGAAATAACATCTGAACAGATTCTTTTTTATTTAAATGATTTTATCTTAAATGAGGATGATTATCCAACAGAAATTTATGATTCATATCCACTTTCTGTTTCACAAATAGAAAAACTAAAGCCTTTTCTAAAAGTAAATAAAGCTTTTTCTCCCAACTTTTCGAAGTTTTCATATTATTTAAGTTGTTATGAAAATAATGTAGAATAG
- a CDS encoding tetratricopeptide repeat-containing sensor histidine kinase yields MNIKLYLLTIFIFSTIIFGQQNKYDEVVRQYYSIYENHADLNKAYIAVEKAYKLSKYIKSEKWLAKTAYGVGYCNYVFEKDSISEIYLNESILNAEKSKDYEILAKAFNVKGSIYNYQKNYKKALNYFHQSIRYSESIDQLSDNTANVLSNIANIYITEHDTINAKKYYHEAVKIQRKNRLYKSLSNTYNSLGVLYMDTNKDSALYYINNSLMLAINNKLENELVDKYLNLGIIYLNFNDINNYDKAKYNLIKALKLAYKHKTSRYKFQGNLYLGIYYKKAERDFITSKNYLETALSLINNNKDKEYNLALYKELSDVYYKLSDFKNAYKFKSLENDLKNQISDTEKNKQIHEIQTKFDVERKDFQIDLLHLQQKNQEIENRWIIIVSLISILGLLSLGILYRSKQRKKNLLQLQQSEVKRMQDVVKSQDNERNRIAKELHDGVGNKLAVFKNILYQDVFTQEDIDYLQTGTKNLMKEIREISHNLSLSILNQKTALELVVELVETFQRKTTINIELIIYPNEAFDLLDEEQKIHLYRILQEILHNIYKHADAQNVSITVTRHHMMFNLIIEDDGKGFDIKETKQGIGILNINERINLIGGVLKVDSVLGNGTTIIITLNEEDKNRIG; encoded by the coding sequence ATGAACATTAAACTTTACTTACTTACTATTTTTATTTTTTCAACAATTATTTTTGGTCAACAAAATAAATATGATGAAGTTGTACGTCAATATTACTCTATTTATGAAAACCATGCAGATTTGAACAAAGCATATATAGCTGTAGAAAAAGCGTATAAATTGAGTAAGTATATAAAATCTGAAAAATGGTTAGCTAAAACAGCTTATGGTGTTGGTTACTGTAATTATGTTTTTGAAAAAGATTCTATAAGTGAGATTTATTTAAATGAATCTATTTTAAATGCTGAAAAATCAAAAGATTACGAAATATTAGCGAAAGCTTTTAATGTAAAGGGAAGTATTTACAATTATCAGAAAAATTATAAAAAAGCATTAAATTATTTTCATCAATCAATTAGATATTCTGAAAGTATTGATCAATTATCTGATAATACTGCTAATGTGTTGAGTAACATAGCTAATATTTATATTACTGAACATGATACAATTAATGCAAAAAAGTATTATCATGAAGCTGTAAAGATTCAACGAAAGAATAGGTTGTATAAATCTTTGAGTAATACTTATAATAGTTTGGGAGTATTATATATGGATACGAATAAAGATAGTGCTTTGTATTATATCAATAACTCATTAATGTTAGCTATAAATAATAAATTGGAGAATGAATTGGTTGATAAATATCTTAATCTCGGGATAATCTATCTTAATTTTAATGATATTAATAATTATGATAAAGCTAAGTATAATCTAATAAAAGCATTAAAACTAGCGTATAAACATAAGACATCTAGGTACAAATTTCAAGGAAATTTATATTTAGGAATCTATTATAAAAAAGCAGAACGAGATTTTATAACATCAAAAAACTATTTAGAGACAGCATTATCACTTATTAATAATAATAAAGACAAAGAATACAATTTGGCTTTGTATAAAGAACTTTCTGATGTTTATTATAAATTATCTGATTTTAAGAATGCATATAAATTTAAGAGTTTAGAGAATGACTTAAAAAATCAAATTTCAGATACAGAAAAAAATAAGCAAATTCATGAAATTCAAACAAAATTTGATGTGGAGCGAAAAGATTTTCAGATTGATTTATTGCATCTTCAACAAAAGAATCAAGAGATAGAAAATCGTTGGATAATAATCGTATCACTTATTAGTATTTTAGGATTGCTGAGTTTAGGAATATTGTATCGAAGTAAACAAAGAAAGAAGAATTTATTGCAACTACAACAGAGCGAGGTGAAACGAATGCAAGATGTTGTGAAAAGTCAAGATAATGAACGAAACAGAATAGCAAAAGAGTTGCATGATGGAGTAGGAAATAAGTTGGCTGTTTTCAAAAATATTCTATATCAAGATGTTTTTACTCAAGAAGATATAGATTATTTACAGACTGGAACAAAAAATTTGATGAAAGAAATTAGAGAAATTTCTCATAATTTGAGTTTATCTATTTTAAATCAAAAAACGGCTTTAGAATTAGTTGTAGAATTAGTTGAGACTTTTCAGCGGAAAACAACAATAAATATCGAATTAATTATCTATCCTAATGAGGCTTTTGATTTGTTGGATGAAGAACAAAAAATACATCTTTATAGAATTTTACAAGAAATTCTTCATAATATATATAAACATGCTGATGCTCAAAATGTCTCAATAACTGTGACAAGACATCATATGATGTTTAATTTGATTATAGAAGATGATGGAAAAGGATTTGATATAAAAGAAACAAAACAAGGGATAGGAATTTTGAATATTAATGAGCGAATAAATCTTATAGGAGGAGTATTGAAAGTGGATTCGGTATTAGGAAATGGAACAACAATAATTATAACGTTAAATGAAGAAGATAAGAATAGGATTGGTTGA